The genome window TCAAGCACCACATCAATACCACTAAGATCCAAATCTTCAATATTTCTGGTGCTATATACTCGCACTTTGCGGCCGTCTATTGCGATGTGATCATCATCAAGCACTTCTACTTCTTTGTTAAACTCGCCATGAACTGTGTCGTATTTTAGCAAATAGCGAGTTACTTTGCGCTCTGCGGTGTCGTTTATGATGCATAGTTCGTAGTTTGGGTCATTTTCTATGATGCGAGCTGCGCAGCGTCCTATGCGACCAAAGCCGTTAATTGCGATTTTTAGTGCCATTGTCTATCCTTTTTTCTGGTATAATTTTGCGTGATTTTAGCAAAATTTTATTTAAAATGGAGAAAAATTCTTTGAATATCGCTATTTTTGGAGGATCGTTTGATCCGCCGCATGCTGGGCACGATGAGATTGTAAAAGCTGCGCTAAATGCTTTAGATATCGATAAACTCATCATCATACCTACTTTTTGCTCACCTTTTAAAGATAGTTTTTGCGCCTCGCCTGCTCTGCGCTTAAAGTGGTGCAAAGAGCTTTGGGTAGGGAATTCTAGAGTTTACATTAGCGATTTTGAGATAAAAAAAGATAAGCCCACAGCTAGCATTACAAGCGTCCGTCATTTTAAAAAGCTTTTAAATCCTAGCAAAATATACCTTATAATAGGCGCTGATTGCTTAAAAAGTCTGCATCTTTGGAAAGAATTTGAAAAGTTAGATAAAATGGTGGAATTTGTAATTGCTACAAGAAAAGATTTTTTAATCAAAGATAGCTTTAAAGCCTTGAAAAAACTAGAAATAAATGCTAATATATCATCATCGTTTATAAGGCAAAGTTTAGATTTTAGCGCAGTTTCGCCCAAAATAGCAGATGAAGTAAAGGGAATTTATGTTAAGCAGAATTGAAAGAATAATAAGAATTCTAGATGATAAAAAGGCTGAGGATGTAGAGGCCATAGACATGAGCGGTCGTGAGTATATCGCAAAATATGTGATAATCGCAACCACGCTTCACTCTCGCCATGCTTTTAGCCTAGCTGATGAGTTAGCAAGAGGGCTAAAGCCAGCAGGCGAGAAGTTTTTAGGGACTGAAATGAGCGATGATTGGTGCGTGATTGATCTAGGTGATATTATTATTCATTTAATGAGTGCAAATTATAGAGCAAAGTATGATATAGAAAAGTTTTTAGCTGAACTTAAAGCAAATAAGGAGTAAAAATGCCAGTAATTAGCGTAAAAATGGCAGGTAAATTGCCTAGCAAGGCTGAACTAGACGCAGTTGCAAGTGAAATCACAGAGGTTTTTGTAAAACGCCTTGGCAAGGCAAAAGAAAGAGTAGTGATAAACTTTAGCGAAGTTAATGAGGATGCGTTTTATTTTGGAGCAAAAAGCGTGGGAGATATAAAGCGCTTAAAATGAACGATCTAGTAAAAGAAAAACTAGCTGAGCTTAGAATTTGGCTAGTTAGTGCGATAACTGCGTTTTTTGGGATTATAGGATATATTTGGACAAAAGACAATGATGGTAGCATTATGTATAATGCAAGCTATTTTGTATTAGTTGGTGTGTTTTTTGCTATTGTTTCTTTGAAATTTTTGATAAATAGACAATATAAGGAGATAAAATGATCTCACATGAAATTGGCGTTTTAAGCATGGTTGCTGTAGCATTTGCTATATTTTTTTGGGCTATATTTAGTACCGCAAACATAAAGCCAAATAAACCAGAAAATTAAAAAAAATGAGTTTTCACACACTAGGTCTGCTTTTTATGTTAAGTTTAATATCTTGCGTAAGCATAGCCATCCTAGCAAGTATTTTAAAAACCAAATCAAAAAAGGAAATAAAATGAGCGAAATCGTTTCAATAAAAGAATTAGATTTTAAAGCCGGTAGTAGAGTGCTTATGCGCTGTGATTTTAACACCCCTATGGATGAGTTTTGTAATATCACAGATGATCGCAGAATCTCAAGCGCAATCCCTACAATCCGCTATTTGCTAGATCAAAACTGCTCTATTATCCTAGCTAGCCACTTAGGCAGACCAAAAAACGGCTGGGATGACAAACTCTCGCTTTTGCCAATAGCAAAGCGCATGAGCAGGCTTTTAAATAGAGAGGTAATTTTAGCAGAAGATGTAGTAGGCAAAGACGCCAAAGAAAAAGCCGCAAACCTAAAAGCCGGCGATATAATGATGCTAGAAAACCTTCGCTTTGAAAAAGGCGAGACCAAAGATGATGAAAAGCTTGCTGGCGAGCTTGCTAGTATGGCTGAGTACTATATAAATGATGCCTTTGGCGTATGTCATAGAGAGCATGCTAGCGTTCATGCTATTACAAAGTGCTTTGATGATGAGCATAAGGCAGCTGGATTTTTGCTTATTAAAGAAGTAGAGTTTGGACAAAATCTAATCCGCCATCCTAGCCGCCCCTTTGTAGCTGTAACTGGGGGCTCAAAGGTAAGTGGCAAGCTTCAAGCCCTAACAAACTTGCTACCAAGAGTAGATAAGCTAATAATCGGCGGTGGTATGGCCTTTACCTTCTTAAAAGCCCTTGGAATTGATATAGGAAATTCACTTTTAGAAGAAGACTTGGTTGAAGAAGCAGCAAATATTTTGCTTCGCGGCAAAGAATTAGGCGTAAAAATCTACTTGCCAGTTGATGTGGTGGCTGCTCAAAACTTTAGCAACGATAGCGCGATAAAATATGTCCCAGTCCAAGAAATACCAGCAGGCTGGATGGGACTAGACATCG of Campylobacter magnus contains these proteins:
- a CDS encoding tautomerase family protein; translation: MPVISVKMAGKLPSKAELDAVASEITEVFVKRLGKAKERVVINFSEVNEDAFYFGAKSVGDIKRLK
- the rsfS gene encoding ribosome silencing factor, translating into MLSRIERIIRILDDKKAEDVEAIDMSGREYIAKYVIIATTLHSRHAFSLADELARGLKPAGEKFLGTEMSDDWCVIDLGDIIIHLMSANYRAKYDIEKFLAELKANKE
- the nadD gene encoding nicotinate (nicotinamide) nucleotide adenylyltransferase, with protein sequence MNIAIFGGSFDPPHAGHDEIVKAALNALDIDKLIIIPTFCSPFKDSFCASPALRLKWCKELWVGNSRVYISDFEIKKDKPTASITSVRHFKKLLNPSKIYLIIGADCLKSLHLWKEFEKLDKMVEFVIATRKDFLIKDSFKALKKLEINANISSSFIRQSLDFSAVSPKIADEVKGIYVKQN
- a CDS encoding phosphoglycerate kinase, which gives rise to MSEIVSIKELDFKAGSRVLMRCDFNTPMDEFCNITDDRRISSAIPTIRYLLDQNCSIILASHLGRPKNGWDDKLSLLPIAKRMSRLLNREVILAEDVVGKDAKEKAANLKAGDIMMLENLRFEKGETKDDEKLAGELASMAEYYINDAFGVCHREHASVHAITKCFDDEHKAAGFLLIKEVEFGQNLIRHPSRPFVAVTGGSKVSGKLQALTNLLPRVDKLIIGGGMAFTFLKALGIDIGNSLLEEDLVEEAANILLRGKELGVKIYLPVDVVAAQNFSNDSAIKYVPVQEIPAGWMGLDIGPASVRLFKEAIADAHTIWWNGPMGVFEMDKFNKGSIKMSHAIAESYATTVVGGGDTADVVERAGDTDEITFISTGGGASLELIEGKELPGVRVLLKKGFE